Proteins encoded by one window of Methanomassiliicoccales archaeon:
- the smc gene encoding chromosome segregation protein SMC, with amino-acid sequence MFLKQIEVENFKSFGKKMTIPMMNGFTAVTGPNGSGKSNISDAILFVLGPRSSKALRAERLTDLIFNGGNSKQPATFTKVSLVFDNTDRLIPVDADIVKLTRLVKLSESGEGYNSYFYVNDRKSTLAEFDYLLSSARISAEGYNLVQQGDITRIVAMSTLDRRRILDDISGISKFDEELSKAEVERKATDENLDRISIIMAELEKQLHQLEAEKAAAIKFIETRQRLTQAKSSMAYKKKDMAEAEITAAKNQIEAYGREIEALRQRKVDLIKSIIDQEAMTAKLEAEIAAKGGQEFKELKERSDAAKIELARATDLISRSNDDIEDIKQALLEKVEERKKVTEQISTIGAKIGELEGQIEQRKTILAQRNASLSEVSNKINASDSEVGALQKQVAELENSVKDKEEKGHALVLEKERLQERSRRISSEMNTLQEIKGQLEFEVKDIDWRIKELSKSDKSSSGELKALQDTYFQKRSLESKLSRESNELEQAIKSITREYSLLKAEMDAAENTSRGYNRAVRAILEARDKHEIKGIHGTVAELATIDPKYELALNVAAGARMQSIIVDSDEVAATAIQFLKRNNLGRATFLPLTKMLDGNPRGKALLAEKQAVGFAIDLIRYDARYRPAFWYVFGDTVVVDSLDQARKLMGGVRLVTGSGELIEASGAMVGGTIEVNQLKFGASAKGKLELLAEQMSKSMDHSASLDAQIKILRPEIAELETKIRELSGSGSSNTIKIEALDNNLKEARTKLSKSRDDLEALNKERSATDASVIKLATDIDSMLRVTGEERMKRETARKRLMEIAPKELTDMLRLLQAELLTVNTELSKMTSERDTGSTQVSLYNKRLEELDAFDKEMMEKDRTIKAAVEEAKVKEAKLRIDLAAMKKIEDSMGNEMNSLRAKKDQSFREKTRLEGERDAVQTKVDTSGDFILQLKTKQVATEASLKDLDAEIHQHNLPAKRPLPTMDEIKSEITRCETTMSAMGNVNLKSIEDYEQKNARHIELKGEVKRLEDQRDDLIRLTGDLNEKKKVGLLKVYEGVNINFKEVYADLSQGGAAELILENPEKPFEGGLIMKAKPRNGKVLRLEALSGGEKSLTALAFIFALQTWQPSPFYLLDEVDMFLDAVNADMVAQRVKKSSKTAQFVQISLRKVTLNKADHIIGVTKPEGGISNVIIRPNLGDIREVAEELKIPEEKIKVLEEGS; translated from the coding sequence ATGTTTCTGAAGCAGATCGAAGTAGAGAACTTCAAATCGTTCGGCAAAAAAATGACCATTCCGATGATGAACGGCTTCACCGCCGTTACTGGACCGAATGGTTCTGGCAAGTCCAACATCTCCGATGCCATTCTGTTCGTCCTCGGTCCAAGGAGCTCCAAGGCGCTCCGGGCCGAGAGGCTCACCGATCTAATCTTCAACGGCGGGAACTCGAAGCAGCCCGCTACCTTTACTAAAGTATCGCTCGTTTTCGACAACACCGACCGTCTGATCCCGGTAGATGCGGACATCGTGAAGCTCACCCGGCTGGTCAAACTGTCGGAGAGCGGCGAGGGTTACAACTCATACTTCTACGTGAACGACCGGAAGTCTACCTTGGCCGAGTTCGACTACCTTCTTTCCAGCGCCAGGATCAGCGCGGAAGGATACAACCTGGTCCAGCAGGGCGACATCACCCGCATCGTGGCCATGTCCACATTGGATAGGCGCAGGATACTGGATGACATATCCGGCATCAGCAAGTTCGATGAGGAGCTGTCCAAGGCGGAGGTCGAGAGGAAGGCGACGGACGAGAACCTGGACCGGATCTCTATCATCATGGCCGAGCTGGAGAAGCAGCTCCATCAGCTGGAGGCGGAGAAGGCCGCCGCCATCAAGTTCATCGAGACCAGGCAGCGTCTCACCCAGGCCAAGTCAAGCATGGCCTACAAGAAGAAGGACATGGCGGAGGCGGAGATCACCGCGGCAAAGAACCAGATAGAGGCCTATGGCCGCGAGATCGAAGCGCTCAGGCAACGGAAGGTCGACCTGATCAAATCCATAATCGACCAGGAAGCGATGACCGCGAAGCTCGAGGCAGAGATAGCGGCAAAGGGCGGCCAGGAATTCAAGGAGCTCAAGGAAAGGTCCGATGCGGCAAAGATCGAGCTGGCCCGGGCGACAGACCTTATATCCCGATCCAACGATGACATAGAGGACATAAAGCAAGCCCTGCTGGAGAAGGTGGAAGAACGCAAGAAGGTCACCGAGCAGATTTCCACCATTGGCGCAAAGATAGGCGAGCTGGAAGGGCAGATCGAACAGAGGAAGACCATCCTGGCACAGAGGAATGCCTCACTTTCAGAAGTGTCCAATAAGATCAACGCCTCCGATTCAGAGGTTGGCGCGCTGCAAAAGCAGGTGGCCGAGCTGGAGAACTCGGTGAAGGACAAGGAGGAGAAAGGCCACGCCCTGGTCCTGGAGAAGGAGCGTCTACAGGAAAGGTCGAGGCGGATCTCATCCGAGATGAACACCCTTCAGGAGATCAAAGGCCAACTGGAATTCGAGGTCAAGGACATCGACTGGAGGATCAAGGAATTGTCCAAGTCGGACAAGAGCTCCTCTGGCGAGCTGAAAGCGCTCCAGGACACCTATTTCCAGAAACGCAGCCTGGAATCAAAGCTTTCCAGGGAATCGAACGAGCTGGAACAGGCGATCAAATCCATCACCCGGGAGTACAGCCTCCTGAAGGCCGAAATGGATGCAGCAGAGAACACCTCCCGGGGCTACAACCGGGCGGTCCGTGCCATACTTGAGGCCCGGGACAAACACGAGATAAAGGGCATCCACGGAACCGTGGCCGAGCTGGCCACCATCGACCCGAAGTATGAACTGGCCTTGAACGTGGCCGCCGGGGCGAGGATGCAATCGATCATCGTCGACAGTGACGAGGTGGCGGCGACCGCCATACAATTCCTAAAGCGGAACAACCTGGGGAGGGCAACGTTCCTGCCCCTGACCAAGATGCTCGACGGAAACCCCCGCGGCAAGGCACTCCTGGCAGAGAAGCAGGCAGTGGGTTTCGCCATCGACCTGATACGTTATGACGCTAGGTATAGGCCTGCTTTCTGGTATGTGTTCGGCGACACCGTGGTGGTGGACAGCTTAGACCAGGCCAGGAAGCTCATGGGAGGGGTGCGTCTGGTCACCGGCTCTGGAGAGCTTATAGAAGCCTCAGGTGCCATGGTCGGCGGCACCATAGAGGTAAACCAGCTCAAGTTCGGGGCGTCGGCCAAGGGAAAGCTCGAGCTGTTGGCCGAGCAGATGTCCAAATCGATGGACCATTCGGCGAGTCTGGACGCACAGATCAAGATCCTCAGGCCGGAGATCGCCGAACTGGAAACCAAGATCCGCGAATTGAGCGGATCGGGCAGCAGCAACACCATCAAGATCGAGGCGCTGGACAACAATCTCAAAGAGGCGCGCACCAAACTGTCGAAATCCCGGGACGACTTGGAAGCATTGAACAAGGAGCGATCGGCCACGGATGCCAGCGTCATAAAGCTGGCGACCGATATCGATTCGATGCTTAGGGTAACGGGCGAGGAGCGGATGAAGCGCGAAACGGCCAGGAAGCGGCTGATGGAGATCGCGCCCAAGGAGCTTACGGACATGCTTCGCCTTCTCCAGGCAGAACTTCTCACCGTCAATACCGAACTTTCCAAGATGACCTCGGAGCGGGACACGGGTTCGACCCAGGTCTCCCTCTACAACAAGCGCCTGGAGGAGCTGGACGCCTTCGACAAGGAAATGATGGAGAAGGACCGCACCATAAAGGCGGCCGTCGAAGAGGCCAAGGTCAAGGAGGCCAAGCTCAGGATCGATCTGGCAGCCATGAAGAAGATCGAGGATTCGATGGGCAACGAGATGAACTCGTTGCGGGCCAAGAAGGACCAGTCGTTCCGGGAGAAGACCCGCCTGGAGGGCGAGCGGGACGCTGTCCAAACCAAGGTGGATACATCCGGGGACTTCATATTGCAGCTGAAGACCAAGCAGGTTGCCACCGAGGCTTCCCTGAAGGACCTCGATGCGGAGATACACCAGCATAACCTGCCGGCCAAGCGTCCGTTGCCTACGATGGATGAGATCAAGTCCGAGATAACCCGATGCGAAACGACCATGTCCGCCATGGGCAACGTCAACCTCAAGTCCATCGAGGATTATGAGCAGAAGAACGCCAGGCATATAGAGCTGAAGGGAGAGGTGAAGCGCCTGGAGGACCAGCGCGACGACCTGATCCGGCTTACCGGCGATCTCAACGAGAAGAAGAAGGTAGGACTGCTCAAGGTCTATGAGGGGGTCAATATCAATTTCAAAGAGGTCTACGCCGACCTGTCGCAGGGAGGCGCGGCCGAACTGATTTTGGAGAACCCGGAGAAACCGTTCGAGGGCGGGCTGATCATGAAGGCCAAGCCACGCAACGGGAAGGTGCTCCGGCTGGAAGCGCTGTCCGGCGGCGAGAAGAGCCTCACCGCGCTGGCATTCATCTTCGCGCTGCAGACGTGGCAGCCGTCGCCTTTCTACCTCCTGGATGAGGTGGACATGTTCCTGGATGCGGTCAACGCTGATATGGTGGCGCAGAGGGTCAAGAAGAGCAGCAAGACGGCTCAGTTCGTCCAGATATCGCTTCGGAAGGTCACGCTGAACAAGGCCGACCACATCATCGGTGTCACGAAGCCAGAGGGCGGCATTAGCAACGTCATCATACGGCCGAACCTGGGGGACATCCGTGAAGTGGCCGAGGAACTCAAGATTCCGGAAGAGAAGATCAAGGTTCTAGAGGAGGGGTCATAA